From Xylocopilactobacillus apis, a single genomic window includes:
- a CDS encoding ribonuclease H family protein, producing the protein MPKITIFTDGGTRNTGNFKGGKVRSTDLAAWAYLITYDGKKFYASDGVFGATNNQMELTGLLKALQKLKSSKGNMFPITVYSDSKYIVDAINQHWLDNWAKRNWRKSGGGPVLNDDLWREIYQLLKFFKQIEFVWVKGHATSSGNNFVDRVLNETMDKMKSAN; encoded by the coding sequence TTGCCGAAAATTACAATCTTTACCGATGGTGGCACTAGAAACACTGGTAACTTTAAAGGCGGTAAGGTTCGTTCAACGGATCTGGCAGCCTGGGCATATTTAATTACATATGACGGAAAAAAGTTTTATGCTAGTGATGGTGTCTTTGGAGCAACTAATAATCAAATGGAATTAACAGGATTATTAAAAGCCCTCCAAAAATTAAAGTCTTCAAAAGGTAACATGTTTCCAATCACCGTCTATTCTGATTCAAAGTACATTGTTGATGCAATAAATCAGCATTGGTTGGATAATTGGGCGAAGAGAAACTGGCGAAAATCAGGTGGAGGACCTGTGCTGAATGATGATCTTTGGCGCGAGATTTATCAGTTATTGAAGTTTTTTAAACAAATTGAGTTTGTTTGGGTTAAAGGACATGCCACAAGTAGTGGAAATAATTTTGTTGACCGAGTTTTAAACGAAACTATGGATAAAATGAAATCAGCTAATTAA
- the rpsU gene encoding 30S ribosomal protein S21, protein MTRTVVRKNESLDDALKRFKRAVSKSGTLQEYRKREFYEKPSVKRKLKSEAARKRKKK, encoded by the coding sequence TTGACGAGAACAGTTGTTCGGAAGAACGAATCTCTTGATGATGCTTTAAAACGTTTTAAAAGGGCAGTTTCAAAGAGTGGAACTTTACAGGAATATCGTAAACGTGAATTCTATGAAAAACCAAGTGTTAAGCGTAAGTTAAAGTCAGAAGCAGCACGCAAGAGAAAAAAGAAATAA
- a CDS encoding YitT family protein: MNTNFSEILHRYQRWNKLMAAITYAISVTIAINVFWSSSNLYGSGVTGLAQLIQTITSRYLHIDFMTTPVMLFVLNIPIMVIGWQKIGHHFTFYTIVALGLSTIFMHFISGEPLTSNPIINAVFGGLINGAGTGFALRTGISTGGLDIIGILMRRKTGRTIGTINMIFNFFILLASAILFGWSTAFYSAIGIFVSARVMDALYTRQQRMQVLIVTDKPKSVIENIKIGLHRGVTIIGEAKGAYSKNEKTILLTIISRYELYDFRNIMKETDPHSFVSITSVVKLYGNFYEKKVN; this comes from the coding sequence ATGAACACAAATTTTTCTGAAATTTTACATCGGTACCAGCGATGGAACAAATTAATGGCCGCGATTACTTACGCGATATCGGTCACAATTGCAATTAATGTTTTTTGGTCTTCAAGTAATTTATACGGTTCAGGAGTAACAGGACTTGCTCAGCTCATCCAAACTATTACAAGCCGTTACCTCCACATAGATTTTATGACGACTCCAGTAATGTTATTTGTTCTAAATATTCCAATAATGGTTATCGGATGGCAAAAAATTGGGCATCATTTTACTTTTTATACTATCGTTGCCTTGGGTCTATCAACAATTTTTATGCATTTTATTTCTGGAGAACCATTAACCAGTAATCCAATAATTAATGCGGTATTCGGGGGATTAATTAATGGTGCTGGGACAGGTTTTGCACTTAGAACCGGCATCTCAACTGGCGGTTTAGATATTATTGGGATCTTAATGCGCCGCAAAACTGGCAGGACAATTGGAACTATTAATATGATTTTTAATTTTTTTATTTTGTTGGCGTCAGCAATTCTTTTTGGGTGGTCGACAGCATTTTATAGTGCAATTGGAATTTTCGTTAGTGCGCGAGTAATGGACGCTTTATATACCCGTCAGCAAAGAATGCAAGTATTAATTGTTACCGATAAACCTAAGAGTGTAATTGAAAATATTAAAATTGGGCTGCATCGAGGAGTAACTATTATTGGAGAAGCTAAAGGGGCATATAGCAAAAATGAGAAAACAATTTTATTAACTATTATTTCTCGTTATGAGTTATATGATTTTAGAAATATTATGAAGGAGACCGATCCTCATTCTTTTGTGAGCATTACAAGTGTTGTTAAACTGTATGGTAATTTTTATGAGAAGAAAGTGAACTAA
- a CDS encoding DUF5067 domain-containing protein → MKKNLTALTILLSTVVLFGCSNTDSKKSTSSSQHISKNKKKLTSQDKIKTQKFNFENKQVDNSEFTIKITKYRVIKPGKKGNKNGKSPVIAFWYQVKNKNKNNHVDPITAWQAVFKAQQLGSNNKKYDLQIAALPDDKYLQSQMTEIKQGKTVENAIAYKLNNKKNSVDLISIKGPFGEGSGKETFPIK, encoded by the coding sequence ATGAAAAAAAATTTAACAGCATTAACAATTTTACTATCTACAGTGGTTTTATTTGGCTGTAGTAATACAGATTCTAAAAAATCTACTTCTTCTTCACAACATATTAGTAAAAATAAAAAGAAACTCACTTCCCAAGATAAAATTAAAACTCAAAAGTTTAACTTTGAAAATAAACAAGTCGATAATAGTGAGTTCACAATTAAAATAACCAAATATCGGGTGATTAAACCTGGTAAAAAAGGAAATAAGAACGGGAAATCGCCAGTTATTGCCTTTTGGTATCAGGTTAAGAACAAAAATAAAAACAATCACGTTGATCCAATTACAGCATGGCAAGCCGTTTTTAAAGCTCAGCAATTAGGATCTAACAATAAAAAGTATGATTTACAGATAGCCGCTTTACCTGATGATAAATACCTTCAATCTCAAATGACGGAGATTAAGCAGGGTAAAACCGTTGAAAATGCAATTGCCTACAAACTTAATAATAAGAAAAATTCAGTCGATCTAATCTCCATAAAAGGACCATTTGGTGAAGGGTCTGGTAAAGAAACATTTCCAATTAAATAA
- a CDS encoding DUF3310 domain-containing protein — protein MEVYDDVNNPRHYTEYYPLQPIDVIENTQMSYNLGQIFKYLVRAPYKNNELEDLKKAKYYVKLLKSEEIKNFLNFPFSKKYIYEFFEKALDKNALSPFIFFNAFDESFANKDDQSFVKLLKEQIESRIEYLS, from the coding sequence ATGGAAGTTTACGACGATGTTAATAACCCGCGGCATTATACAGAATATTATCCCTTACAGCCCATAGATGTGATTGAAAATACCCAAATGAGTTATAATTTGGGACAAATTTTTAAATATTTAGTTCGAGCCCCTTATAAGAACAATGAACTTGAAGATTTAAAGAAAGCAAAATATTATGTTAAATTGCTTAAATCAGAGGAAATAAAAAACTTTCTTAACTTTCCGTTTTCAAAAAAATATATTTACGAATTTTTTGAAAAAGCTTTAGATAAAAACGCTTTATCTCCATTTATTTTTTTTAATGCTTTTGATGAATCTTTTGCTAATAAAGATGATCAGTCTTTTGTTAAGCTTCTTAAAGAGCAAATTGAGTCAAGAATTGAGTATTTATCGTGA
- a CDS encoding pyruvate, water dikinase regulatory protein, producing MDKKLTVYAVSDSLGDTATKIARAIMAQFPSIEVSYIKFPFSNDEKKITKLVDEAADNNAIIIFSLGGKGLAKYMTSYTKARNVPSFDLMSPIIDFVKEKTGIEPSGEVGAVHRLNDNYFNRISAVEFAVLYDDGKDPKGFLEADLVLVGVSRTSKTPLSLFLANRNLKVANYPLVKNADVPKELFQIDSKKIVGLTTDPEVLNKFRRERLISYGLSPDATYSDMDNVKEELSYADDIFKKLNCIVINTAHRSIEETAALIMQHLNLDDEGQPIKNR from the coding sequence ATGGATAAAAAATTAACTGTTTACGCTGTATCTGATTCTTTAGGCGATACAGCAACAAAAATAGCACGAGCAATTATGGCTCAATTTCCAAGTATTGAGGTAAGTTACATAAAGTTTCCTTTTAGTAACGATGAAAAAAAGATTACTAAACTAGTTGACGAAGCAGCAGACAATAATGCAATCATCATCTTCTCGTTAGGCGGAAAAGGTTTAGCTAAATATATGACTAGCTATACAAAAGCTCGAAATGTCCCAAGTTTTGATTTAATGAGTCCGATCATTGATTTTGTTAAAGAAAAGACCGGAATTGAGCCTAGTGGAGAAGTGGGTGCAGTTCATCGATTAAATGATAATTATTTTAATCGAATTTCAGCAGTTGAATTTGCGGTACTTTATGATGACGGTAAGGATCCAAAAGGATTTTTAGAAGCAGATTTAGTTCTAGTCGGAGTCTCTCGAACTTCAAAAACTCCTCTATCGCTCTTCTTAGCTAATCGTAATCTTAAGGTGGCCAACTATCCTTTAGTAAAAAATGCAGACGTGCCAAAAGAATTATTTCAAATCGACAGTAAAAAAATAGTTGGTCTAACGACTGATCCTGAGGTATTAAATAAGTTTCGCAGAGAACGTCTGATTTCTTATGGACTTAGTCCGGATGCGACTTATTCAGATATGGACAATGTAAAAGAGGAACTATCATATGCCGATGATATATTTAAAAAATTAAACTGTATTGTAATAAACACTGCTCATCGTTCAATAGAAGAAACAGCTGCGCTAATTATGCAGCATTTAAATTTAGACGATGAAGGACAGCCAATTAAAAATAGATAA
- a CDS encoding Xaa-Pro dipeptidyl-peptidase — translation MMKYNTFSDYRKFNPKEELKNINFYIDIPIFSKRIEFYFKALIVQESLTKSIAVNEKINLEQLLDSSPDNIYAEEFYTIILQIMDFHLGIEFKVGKSFAFLKEINQSILDDQVVDLTNIDDFIFNALNLRAANGLSLIDNLTNDDFLVNRVENNSKPIFFAGKSLPVFNKFIKESYYIDTNIDTDDDGFSDRVLVQVTRPDTTNKVPVLLCADPYFEGTNEMEQNLNTIEGNLKEKSVTEFKTQKISNYPTAPAKIIKDGIKKPEHRSENQESNNIPLNDFFIPRGFAVAYVAGLGTRNSDGMRTTGDRAETLTYSKAVEFLSGNEKGFYTRYGEEKVTIQWTNGSVAMTGRSYLGTLATATATQNPRGLKTIISESAISNWYDYYRENGLVVAPGGFPGEDADVLALDTYSRWFSGADYLKTHEKFLSHMEKLREQQDRDTGNYNNFWNDRNYLLEASNIKIDCLYAHGLNDWNVKPINVYNVNQIAKNAKIKVILHQGEHISPHNIQSIDYLDICNLWLSNHLYNIDNKIVDTLPNIIVENNRTPDQWKEQSAWGGKNNKEIKLGSSIVSYSDNLTHIFKDKFDQKLTKYEDSFALNDPVFKDQCFVFNYQPDEKFTINGQVKIETEISTNQRTGLLSAALYEIKPQKISTKTPAPVPDRFFQITPHQERTPLVNFNQKSFEYRLITFGHLNLQNIQGPGIVNEIIPNTPLKLTLALQPTIYEVLKISKLRLILFGSDMKYTIHVVTPQTYQINLNKSKLKIPFSL, via the coding sequence ATGATGAAATATAATACATTTTCAGATTACCGTAAATTTAATCCAAAAGAAGAATTAAAAAATATAAACTTTTATATCGATATCCCAATTTTTTCAAAAAGAATCGAGTTTTACTTTAAAGCTTTAATTGTGCAGGAAAGTTTGACAAAATCGATTGCAGTTAATGAAAAGATTAATTTAGAACAGTTGCTTGATTCTTCGCCTGACAATATCTATGCTGAAGAATTTTATACCATTATTCTTCAAATTATGGATTTTCATTTGGGAATTGAATTCAAAGTTGGCAAATCTTTTGCCTTTCTAAAAGAAATTAACCAATCGATTCTTGATGATCAAGTTGTCGATCTTACTAACATTGATGATTTTATTTTTAACGCGCTTAACCTACGAGCGGCAAACGGGCTATCATTAATCGACAATTTAACTAATGATGACTTTTTAGTTAATCGAGTTGAGAACAATTCAAAGCCAATCTTTTTTGCAGGAAAATCACTTCCTGTTTTCAATAAATTTATTAAAGAAAGTTATTATATCGATACGAACATTGATACCGATGATGATGGATTTAGCGATCGAGTTTTGGTTCAAGTGACAAGACCCGATACAACAAATAAAGTTCCCGTTCTTCTTTGCGCTGATCCCTACTTTGAAGGAACCAATGAGATGGAACAAAATTTAAACACCATTGAAGGAAATCTCAAAGAAAAATCGGTCACAGAGTTTAAGACTCAAAAAATTAGTAACTATCCAACTGCCCCTGCTAAGATCATAAAAGACGGGATCAAAAAACCTGAACATCGATCAGAAAATCAAGAATCTAATAACATCCCCCTTAATGACTTTTTCATTCCCCGAGGATTTGCTGTAGCTTATGTTGCAGGACTTGGGACCCGTAATTCTGATGGAATGAGGACAACTGGAGATCGAGCTGAAACTTTAACATACTCTAAAGCAGTTGAGTTTCTTAGCGGCAACGAAAAAGGATTCTATACGAGGTATGGTGAAGAGAAAGTAACAATTCAATGGACCAATGGATCTGTGGCAATGACCGGACGCAGTTATCTAGGTACCCTTGCTACCGCTACTGCAACTCAAAATCCCCGTGGGTTAAAGACTATTATTTCAGAATCTGCCATTTCAAACTGGTACGATTATTACCGAGAAAATGGATTAGTGGTAGCTCCTGGTGGTTTTCCTGGCGAAGATGCCGATGTTTTAGCATTAGACACCTATTCCCGCTGGTTTAGCGGCGCTGACTATTTAAAAACACACGAGAAATTTCTTTCTCATATGGAGAAGTTAAGAGAACAGCAAGATCGTGATACAGGCAACTACAACAATTTTTGGAACGATCGCAACTATTTACTAGAAGCTTCTAATATCAAAATTGATTGTCTTTACGCTCACGGTTTAAATGATTGGAATGTTAAACCGATTAATGTTTATAACGTTAATCAAATTGCTAAAAATGCAAAAATAAAAGTGATTCTTCATCAAGGCGAACATATCAGTCCTCACAACATTCAATCGATTGATTATTTAGACATTTGTAATCTTTGGTTGTCCAATCATCTATATAATATTGACAACAAGATAGTGGATACATTACCAAATATAATTGTTGAAAATAATCGAACTCCTGACCAATGGAAAGAGCAGTCTGCTTGGGGCGGCAAAAATAATAAAGAAATTAAATTAGGAAGTTCAATTGTTTCCTATAGTGATAATTTAACTCATATTTTTAAAGATAAATTTGATCAAAAGTTAACTAAATATGAGGATTCTTTTGCTTTAAATGATCCGGTGTTTAAAGATCAATGTTTTGTTTTTAATTATCAGCCGGATGAGAAATTCACCATTAACGGACAAGTTAAAATTGAGACTGAAATTTCAACAAATCAAAGAACTGGCTTATTAAGTGCAGCGTTGTATGAAATTAAACCACAAAAAATTTCAACTAAGACTCCCGCTCCCGTACCTGATCGCTTTTTTCAAATTACACCCCATCAAGAACGAACTCCTCTCGTTAATTTCAACCAAAAATCATTTGAATACCGCTTAATAACGTTTGGACACCTTAATTTACAAAATATTCAAGGACCTGGAATAGTAAATGAAATAATCCCAAATACTCCGTTAAAATTGACACTTGCTTTACAGCCGACAATCTACGAAGTTCTAAAAATTTCAAAACTAAGATTAATTCTTTTTGGCAGCGATATGAAATATACGATTCATGTCGTCACACCGCAAACTTACCAAATTAATTTAAACAAATCTAAATTAAAAATTCCTTTTTCTCTTTAA